Sequence from the Macadamia integrifolia cultivar HAES 741 unplaced genomic scaffold, SCU_Mint_v3 scaffold837, whole genome shotgun sequence genome:
CAGACACTCTCTCACACATAcaaactctttctctctcctatctgaCCATGTGTGCCCACCCTACTCTCAtatcttttccatgaaaaaaaaaatttgaaatcgGCCTCGCGGTCATGAGTCATGACATTGTTGTCGGCCAACATTTGAACAGAATCGTCAGCTAGAAGCAAAAGAGGGGTAAACCCTAGTGAAACATCTTAAAATATGTACCCAAAAGAATATGACCGTTAATGTTTTGAACTTAAAGTCACTCTGAGAATAAGTGCTTTTGAGGCTTTCTGTCCATTTGAAGTTTGGTCGCCGCGAGAAAAGTGAAGGATTCGTTGGCGCCAAAAAAAGATATGCTTTACCTCTTttattctcttcctttcttccatcGATTGCAAATTTGCATTCTGTCTTGCTCACTTGGCGTGCCGCATCGGAGACTGGGCACGGATTATTTGGTTCTGCTTCTTCTGTTCCTTGCCTTGACCACGGAGTGGAGTCATGGATCACCATCTCTAATTTTCAAAGTTTCTTAagaagttaaaagaaaaaaagcatacCCATAACACGagtttatttttcaattcaaatttGCAACCACCAAGCCGTAATGGAACAATCTTACCATTACACCAAGACCCACTCTAAAGGAAAGGACTTTATTTGCACCCAACCAATAAATGAAATTGTTTAATGACAAACGAGGAACGGATTTTGACGATCTACAAATTAATGAGCACAGATTATTTGGTTATACTTCTTCTATTCCTTGCTTTGACCACAGACCACCGTCTTTTCTATCTTTTGAGAAAACATGTTCAAGTTTCttagaaggtttttttttttttttggttggtgtggggtgtggggtgtgggtgtggggtggggggttggggttgggggggggggaagagaagatacccagtgcatgaggcaaTTTCCCAATTTTGAACCTAAACCACCAGGTCAGAATGAAGCAACTTTACTGTTGCACTGAGGCCTGCCCTCTCTATCCCGGGGAGAAAAGGGATTTTTCCTCTTGATCAGTAAAAGAAATCGTTTAAAATGGTTTTGAGGATCTGCAAGTTAATGAACACAGCATGTTCAAAATGGCATAGACATAAAATGGAGCATagcatcttcttccttcttaacCATACAAGTACAATGGGGCTCTCTTGCAGTAACCCATATCTATCATTTGGGGGAGAAGAATCTCTTTTAGCAGTGCATATATTTCCTTGACTTGGGGATGTGACCTATCCCCCACAAAGAACACATGAGTTCTGTTCTTCACTTCTATTTGGCTAAAGCCTGGTACTTTACTCACCTTCctctctttcatcttcttcctcactaTTGCAAAATCACTCCACTTTTCATGCGCTGCATAAACACTAGCCAATAGCACATACCCTCCTGAACTGGTTGGCTCTAGCTCTATCAGAGCTTCTCCCACTCGGTTAGCCACAGCAACATTCCCATGCAATTTACAAGCACTAAGCAGCGCCCCCAAAGTAGCCCCATCCCACTTCCCCTGTGGCATCTGACTCACTATACTAAAAGCCTCATCGACTTTTCCTGCTCGACCCAGGAGATCTACAATGCAAGAGTAGTGCTCTGCTGTTGGTTCTAAACCATAAGCTCGACTAATTGTGTAGAAAAGCTGCAGACCTTTATCAACAAGACCGGCATGATTACAGGCTGATAAGACTCCCACAAAGGTTATCTCGTCCGGCCTGGCTCCAGATCTTAGCATACGTGCAAAGACCTCTAATGCATTGCGTCCGTACCCATGGTTTGAGTATGCTAGTATCATTGCTGACCAAGATACAGAATCCTTAGCTCTAAGATTCTCAAAAGCCATCTTAGCAGAGCCGATGTCTCCACTTCTTGAATACATAGTAACCAGCGAATTTGTAAGCAATGTATCATCCTCGAACCCAAGTAAAATAATGAGTGTGTGAGCTTGCACAGTTTCAACCACACCAGCACATGCAGTCAATATACTTGTTGCAGTAATCTCATTTGGCCTACTACCTGCCCGAAGCATGAGGACAAGGTGCTTCAAGGACTCATGTTTGGTTCCATTTCTCGCATATCCATCTATGATTGAATTCCAGGTGACGATATTCCTTTCTGGCATTAAATTGAAAAGCTCTTCTGCCTCAGACATTAGGCCATCATCAGCATATGCTGTGATCATTGCATTCCATGCAGCAATGTCTTTCTTTGGCATCTGATCAAAGTACTGCCTTGCATTTTCTATCAGCCCATTTTGTGCCAAACCTGCAACCACAGTTGTCCAAGAAATTGCATTCCTCTGAGGCATCAATTTGAAAAGTTCAATTGCATCGCTCACTCTTCCAGCATCTAGATATCCCAAAACCATTATATTCCAAGAGTAAAGATTCCGGCGAGGCATCTCATTGAACAGCTTCCGTGCTTCATCAATTTGACAGTCCTCCACATAAGATTTAATCATAACAGTCCATGAAACAACGCTTTTGTCAGGCATTTTATCGAAAGTATCCCGAGCATCATTGATCAAACCATTACGAGCATAACCTAAAACCATCGTTGTCAATGCTACTGTGTTTCTGACTGGCATTTGATTGAAAAACCAACGAGCTTCCTCAATGCGTCCGATACTCAAATACCCAGAAATTAAACTTGTCCATGAGAATACGTTTCTATCAGGCATTCTGTCAAAAATTCCCCTAGCATCGTCAATTCGATTAGCTTTCACATACCCATCAATCATCGCAGAGTCAGCTACGATGCTTCTCCCTGGCATTGTCCGAAAGAGCTCTTCAGCTTTATAAAGATCTCTTATTTTCAAGTAGACGGTGATCATGGAAGTATAAGAAACAATGTCCCGATGAGGCATTTCAGCGAAAACCTGTCGTGcttcttcaacttttttttGACGACCCAGTCTCGTAATCTTTAAATTACAGTTATATATATCTGAATCGACTGACTTGGGATTGTAGTCCATGGGCGTCGTATAAATATCTGAATCGGCTGACTTGGGATTGTAGTCTCCATAGATTGAATATCGAGTTCTGTCCCATTTCAGAGTTCGTTTGGGGTTTACAGAAAACGAAGGAATTGAAGGGCTGAAACCCCAGGAGATTGAAATGAACTTCATGTGACGGCGAGAACGAGAAGACCATAGCGCAAGAGCCATGACTTTCACATTCATACATATTTACCGTTCCACAGTTCCAGTCCAAGTCCAACAGCTCTTCGCAGCTCCCACTTCCCACCGCTCAGTTCGCAGTGCGGTTCAGACTTCAGATTTCCCTTAAGAAACAAGTCTTTGTTACTTTCATGTGCGACCTTTGGGTCCTCTGATGATGATTAACTCTTGAGCCTTTTTAGCCTGGGATTATAGTCCTACCTATGTAAATAATGTGTAACCCACCTCTATCCCAAGGTTTAATTTACTTTCggtattactttttttttttttttttggtgaaaacttTCGGTGttactaaaataataaataaaaagtaacaaaGAATTTCagactcattttttttttcctcttgtaAATAATAAATAGTTTTGATTCATCATCTATGCCCATCTcactaataaaatttcaattcaaaaagaaatgagCATAGTCAAAAGTTTCTACAAAGTTCAAATGCATTatgagttttcaaaaaaataagtaaatttatgtagaaatgcaaccctaaaaagatgcagaagatgatgaaaaaataagaacaaacaatgcacacagatttacgaagtttggcaagattgcctacgtcctcggtaagatgagattttgtttcactatcaatggagaataggcttacaacgctcatcctcacacctttcagtatttcttgcattgtagagaaagaaacacttgctacaaatatatagcgaaaaatcgtaatttgaaaaatacaaaactgccctcaaataaaaaattcaagcgggggGCGCTACACCCccactatgcagggggcctcttGTCCCCTTGCAACCCCTACAGCCTGCTAACTGGCTAGCGGGATCGtcatcctgcctgtcgaggtgccTGTGTTTGGTACTCCCTGAATTAAattatgacggaatacaagacattgtacaccaacaatTTCATCAATGCCATTAACATCTATTTATGTATACTATTACATATTAAAGGTTATGgtattttataattttgaatTATATTTTGCGGCAATTCCTCCTACACACATTGGGTTAAAAATTCATGAATGATATGTAGGTGAAGCTTTATATCACATGGATCCACTTacgtccaaaaaaaaaaagatgccaaCTGGCAAAAGGAATTGTGAATTCATGTGAAATTAATAgtaatttaattataaaaaatgatatttaCACTCTCCCTTGTGATAGATTAAACAAATTTTATTAAACCAGCCAAAAATagagggagagggaaaagagGGACTTTGCTGACCTCAAATTCTCATATGGTATATGAAGTAGGTCACTTATAATCTACTATGAATAAGCACAAAAGATTGGCATTAGAAACCAACTAACAtgatggaaaattttctccaaaattttaataatttttgggaAGGTGTAAAGCTCGTGAGGCTCATAATTTGTGAGGTTAGCATTTTAGAAATGGGCGTATAATTTGTGAGGTTAACTAACATTTTAGAGATAGGGTAACGGATAACCAATTTGGATTTTTCTAGGATAAGCTTGATGAGAACAAGTATAATTACATTAGGCCTCATCTCGAACCACATGATAAGTTGTGAATTAGATTaatagaaaatttaaaaattgcACATGACATAGACGACCCACCTTATTTATTGCAACATGTAGAAGAATGATATGGTGATTCAAATCAATAGATAAAGAAGATATGATTTAAATtaaccacatgtcaaatttgaaGCCTAATTCATTCAAATATGTTCCCATGTACATCATAGCAATGTGGAGTCTTATTAGTCCTAGGCTTTTTAAAACTTAATTATGCAATATAGCTAATTTTGTATGTTTGAGCTGCAATTTAGCCAGTTAGCAAGAAACCTTGGGTCTAATTGTCCATAAAATTTAGCTCCATTACAGcatatataatatttaaaaatcaGATCAGAACAGATCGGTTGATTGGGCCGACCCAAGTCAAAATCAACCTAGGTCGATCTCTATTCCGACTGATCCAGATCGAACCAATCCTAAAAATGAATTGGTAGGGcacagtaggggtgtcaattggtcgggctggttcggtttcgatcgggcttaatcgggcttaaagactttcaaaggctacaccgtgtccacccatttaactaatcgggcttagttattgagggcatggtacactttatattcgatcggtcggtctcgggctataatcgggctaccttaatcgggctttagtcgggccttaaccgggctacagacatgtttaatgttaaacgggctttaatcggtttttaaacgggccctctttaaaatgtgctattatattccggcccactcatgcaaacccaaaaaaatgacaagaaatcaataaatgataccaaatataaccattatttaaaatgtgaacatatctttactttttagtttttattctttaatttggggggtaaaataggtattctacaatcattaaagggtcaggccaagtcggtgcacaataggccggtctcgatcggacATTATTCGgttggtctcggtcgggcgcccgacggtccaagtagcaaaaccgagaccgaccatttattaacgggccgggctcaaacccgacaagtttaataaatggttcgggCCGGGCTggtctataaatggtcggtTCTGATCGGTTTAgttgggtcgggccacgaattgacacccctagggcACGGGGATCTACAGGCCGATTCCGGCGGATCGATCCAGTTCCCATTTCCAGGTTCTTAAACCCTGCTCATAAGTGGACCGTCCAAGAAGCCAGAGACCATCAAGTAATTCGTGCTACGAAAATGGTCTGTCATCCAATTTAATTATTGAAAACGAAATTATAGCCCTTAAAATTCGAAGCGCAAGGAAAGAGCTTTTCAAAACTAGCCGTTACATTGACTTCaaacgctctctctctctctctctctctctctctctctctctctctccctagcTACTTCTGAGAACTGTAGTCGTAACTCACCATCTGCAGATCTTCTTTCTATCTACACTTTGCCTTTTCTATCTTTCACTGTTCGAAAGATCTGTCTCGCTTTCAAATCTTAACAGAATGTTCACGGAAGGCCTGGACGAAAGCGCGATTGAGTGGATCAAGAAGGTATTGAGTCTCTGCAAGCTCGGATGTTTAATCTATGAGTTTTAATCTGCGAACATCTTTTCTTCCAAATCTCTTCCTTCGGCCTCTGTAATTCACGAGGGTTTTGTCTATGCTTAAcgtttttctttctattttcctcAACCAGAGTTTTGATATTTTGTCCGCAACTTTATCTTTTATCGCTTCTTGTGAAACTTGAGGTTCTTTGCATTCTTTCAGCGAAAAGGAAGGTTCTtttttagaggaaaaaaaaaattgcttttgGTAAATGGTATGATCTGGTCTGTCCaaagttcctctctctctctctctctctctctacatgttTCTTGCAGAAAGACTTCCACCTGCATCACCTGACGATCTCAAATAGTTTTCGAAATCGGATGGGGCCTGTCAGTACTTATCAAGGAGTcggttatttttatttatctgCTTTTCTTGATGATTCGTTGTCACTTCCTGAATCTTGCAGGGATCAGATGGAGACACACAACTTCGCTCTCCCTTGGCTGAGAAGTTTACTATTGCTACCATCCCCCAGTCTCCTTTGCACAATAGCAAGAATTATCTCTCTTCCCCGATCTTGCCTCCACTGAAGTTCCACTCTGGATTGCTGGTGCCTCAAAGGGCAATGACTCTTGGCCTgaatgatgacgatgacgagaGTGTGGCATCAGTTCCTGATGATATGGATTGCGGTTACTCTGATGAATCCGACGAGGAAGGTTTGGGATATAGTGACCATGATTTGCAGGACAAGCCAATTGGGCAGCGCTATGATGAGGAACTGTTTGGAGtaaaatcaattttaaattcTAATCGAGAATCCGGTAAAGAATCAGATGACTCACATGGATCACCTATAATCAGAGGGTCTTCAAAGGAGAAACTGAGGATCGAAGTGCCAGATAACATCAGAAGATTTAGAGATGTTGATTTGGGCATCAGGGAATGTGCCCGGCGGAATTCAAACCCATGTGGCAAAGATCTACCTCCGGAGCAGGTTAGCAACCTTGATGCATGTGATAAATATGAGACGACTTCTCTGTCAAGATACAAGGTTTGAAACGAAATTCCAATTTTCGTAATGTGTGTGATGTTGATTGCAGGTTCCCCATGTGGATGGAATTTTGCCGGACAAGTTAGCGGACTTGGGAACTCCTAGTGCACCTCCCATCATAGAAATTGGTAGAGGAGAAAGTAATTTTGAAGAGACGAGCCAGCGGTGGTCAGCTCCAACGCATTTCATGGAAATGGAACAAACTATCGGTGAGATAAATGCAAGGAGTCAAACAAAAGCctgctttggaagccaagaaacaCCAACAGATTCTGGAACTCCATCTCAAAGAAGCAATGAACCATGTGCATCGTATTGGCAAACATGTTCAATGGATCAACCACCCTATTATAGTACGAGGTATTCTTTCTGTTTATACTCCTTTAATTATTGATGTTGCTTGGATGGTTGGGCCCAATGTGGGTTGCCTTTGAGGTGTTTCATCCTGCTACGATTGGAAGATTAGGCTCTTGTATTGACAAGGAAcattgggttttgtgttttcttATGCTCTACTTATGCTTAGCCTGTCTACGTATCAATTATTTTATTCCTTGGATCATTGAAGTACCTATGGGATGCACCCAATCTAAAACCAAATTGCTTCTTCACCCTAAGCATTGGTTGCATATATAATAACGGTGAAAATTTTTCTAGAGGGGCAAACCTGAAGGCTGTTTCTAAACCAGAACTGGCATGTAGAATGGTGATGCGGTGATTTCAACAGTATGAATACTTAGAAAACAGTCTAGATCGGCCACCTGTCAAATTTCAGACCTATATACAACCATATAGGCTCTGAAATATTAGCATATTTCCTTGTATTTTCAGTTGGCCATTTCCTTTTAGAAAAGTTTCATTTTGAAAGTTTTATTTTGCCAATTGACCAACTCTGTTTTCGCTGAAACTAGACATGTGTGCAGCAGACATTCCATCcataaaatttcagttttatcCAATGTGCCATGTGGCAATGATTGCGGACCTGCTAGACTAACAAAAATTTATCCTcataaaacaatcaaaatttGGGCAGAAGTTGGTAGAGGATTAAAAGTCTCAGACAAGGAACGAGCCTATGACTTTTCCTACagccatcacaaacaaaaagGAGATGTGGTGATCtatcaaagcattacttatTAGCTACTGACACGaccaagcctttaccactgttgcatcaagtcatctttttttttttttgattaatcAAGGATGAGGAATGGACTAGCCTTGATATACTGGTGTCGGGTGACGATTTTCTTTTGGGGGTtgaaattctggataagaatttggagggcCATAGgcgaatgacagatacctaatggtcttgtataccaaatggtgattcttgggggacataagctatgatgatcttttagatactttgattattaatctaggaaccaatttatatACTACCTGCCAAAATGGCTCTAAATGAACAGAAAGGTTTTGATCTGATGAAGTTGTAAAAATATACTGTATGTATCAGGATCAATTCATTGTAGGCTGATGTATACTACATGACATAGAAAGAAAACTTTCATCCTCAATGGATGAAAACACTTTCCTGTTCAACCATCTGAATTGTACCCCCTCCTTTTGATGTTATCTTGTTGATTTATCATCACAGCGGTCAAAATGCATGGCAAGTTATGGTTTCCTACGATGCATGCATTCGTTTATGCTTGTATGCATGGGCAAGAGGCTGCACAGAGGCACCTGAGTTTCTGCGGGATGAGTGCCAGGTCCTCCGAAGTGCCTTTGGGTACGATGTTATCCTTCCACTTGTTTCATTTGGTTCTTGCATTTTATTCCATTTACCTATCAGCATTAACCTTTTAACCTTTATGCTTAAATCTGAAGTGTGGTTCACCTCTGCCCTTTCCCTGCCAATGTAGTTTGCATAAGTTCTTGCTGCAGCCCCGAAGTATATATCTGAAAGAAGGAGGGTTTGCTGAGAGTACAGAAGAAAAAGGCACTTTAAAAGCAAAGAAGGTTGTTGGAAAGATTAGGGTTGAAGGTAATATATCAGTCTAAACGAGCAGGTTACTTTCatacttttctctgtaagcagttcgaaaattaaaaaaattatgaatctaCTTTGAAAGTATTTAGATGGCTGCTATgatgtatttttatttatttatttattttttgttagtgAACTTATGGTGgctgttttctaatttttctgcAGAAATGGGTTAACCCATttatgtttgtttttgttttacccaaaatttcagtttccaTACCTTACTATTACATGTCTACTCATCACTGTAGATTTTTTGCCTTCTAGTTTTCCAATTTACTGAGAATTATTTAGGATTTGTAATCACAATTGTTCTCAAACTGGTTTTGATATGTAAACATAAATTAATATTGGTGGGCCTGACTTTGAGAATGCAGTTAAAAAAATTCGTGTTGTGCCAAGGAGGAAGCTCAAGATGACATACTCACAGCGAGGTGCATTCTACGTACAAGCAGGAGCAGATTATGTTCGACATGTTTCAGGACTATTGAGAACCGGCTTCAGCTCTCTAAAGCAGCTGGCTCCATTGTCAGTGCCATCAGAAGGTTTGTCTTTGCAACTCAAAGCACTAGAACCTTGTTTGAGAGTTGGACTGACAAGGAATGCACCAGGATGAACCTGCTATGTAAATGTTAGTTACACAGTGCATGTGTGCTGCCATTCCTTATGTCCAGTCCAAACCAAGAGATTGAGGCTGATATTAAAAAGATTGTGTTTGAAACCATCTGGCGTGCTGATGTCTAATCTTTTCTGAATCgtactcttttcttttttggtcccCTAGCATGCACATGAGCATcagtaaaaattgaaaaagtgCATTAGAGGCATTCATATGTCTTGAACTTAGTCTATGATATCGATGATAGGAAACCCCTTATATAGTTTTCAGACTATAATTGGAATAGAATCAGTAGTTAGGCAGGCCATTATTGCTAATGGCTAAACATATTTTGCAGAAGCACTATCATGCTTGTTCCAACTGAAGAGTTCTACTGAAGAAACAGATGTGGAACCAGATTCTGCAATTTGCTTGCATCCAGGAACTGGCGATTCCCATGTCTTGTAAGTTGTTAGTTGTTTCCAAATTCGGGGCTATATTTGGGAAGGGGTGGTTTAAGGACCAATAGACTTTGAATAAATCCATTCTTGGGGTAAAATTAGTACACAGGTCTCACAGACCATTGTGACTTAAAAATCTCCTATGTTGGACAGAATCAAACCTTcaacaagggggggggggttctctACTCATTCGATGTTAAGATTTCATGTACATCACTCtagttttttttcaagaatCTATTATTGCAGTTGGATAAGCTATTTCTGATTTCAAAATGTGATTCAGTTTTCCAGAAAGCCAAGGGGATGCTCTATTGATAGAAGTCCAGGATATGAATAAAGTTATTGAAGGTCGAGCAAAAATTCAAGTTTCATCTTTGACTGAAAATCCGGTATTCACCCTTCCAATCTCTCCATTAGAGGGTTTTTTGAAAGATTATTTTATCAAACCCTCACTTTTTGATTGATATGATTCTCCAAAAAAagcatagtgagagagttcggTGGTGGCCAATTTACCATGATGGCCATGAATGTGTTGGAAAGGTCCAGCTCTCTATCTGTAGTACAACTACTTGTGATGACACCAACCCTGCAAaggtttgtttctttctttttacttgATATATAAACGAAAAATGTAATGTTCATCCTATGAAAGAAGGTGAAAAGTTAATTGAGGGCATTGAGAGCCTCTATTCTGAGAATGGCTCAATTTGCGAGGAGTTGAGCTTGAATTTAGCTATGCAAATTCTGGTTCAACTTAACAAGATTATGATATGCTCATTAAATATAAAATGCAGATTTAATCCTTTATATTACTGATATTTTGACTTTCTTGAAGTTGAGTTGGGTTAAATTGTGAAATTCCTGACCCAACTCAAATCATATCTCTCTTAGTTG
This genomic interval carries:
- the LOC122070157 gene encoding pentatricopeptide repeat-containing protein At4g02750-like, producing MNVKVMALALWSSRSRRHMKFISISWGFSPSIPSFSVNPKRTLKWDRTRYSIYGDYNPKSADSDIYTTPMDYNPKSVDSDIYNCNLKITRLGRQKKVEEARQVFAEMPHRDIVSYTSMITVYLKIRDLYKAEELFRTMPGRSIVADSAMIDGYVKANRIDDARGIFDRMPDRNVFSWTSLISGYLSIGRIEEARWFFNQMPVRNTVALTTMVLGYARNGLINDARDTFDKMPDKSVVSWTVMIKSYVEDCQIDEARKLFNEMPRRNLYSWNIMVLGYLDAGRVSDAIELFKLMPQRNAISWTTVVAGLAQNGLIENARQYFDQMPKKDIAAWNAMITAYADDGLMSEAEELFNLMPERNIVTWNSIIDGYARNGTKHESLKHLVLMLRAGSRPNEITATSILTACAGVVETVQAHTLIILLGFEDDTLLTNSLVTMYSRSGDIGSAKMAFENLRAKDSVSWSAMILAYSNHGYGRNALEVFARMLRSGARPDEITFVGVLSACNHAGLVDKGLQLFYTISRAYGLEPTAEHYSCIVDLLGRAGKVDEAFSIVSQMPQGKWDGATLGALLSACKLHGNVAVANRVGEALIELEPTSSGGYVLLASVYAAHEKWSDFAIVRKKMKERKVSKVPGFSQIEVKNRTHVFFVGDRSHPQVKEIYALLKEILLPQMIDMGYCKRAPLYLYG